The proteins below are encoded in one region of Oryzias melastigma strain HK-1 linkage group LG7, ASM292280v2, whole genome shotgun sequence:
- the si:ch73-233m11.2 gene encoding NACHT, LRR and PYD domains-containing protein 3 yields the protein MDKKAVLTELLRTKETSTFLGGESPTTVITGSKYIPLLSGAVQGDCTVDYAVDAALLSEIRGVLLIGPEGSGKSTALQKLAVDWAQGERLQNFSFVFHFNLRDFNSLGGERSLKALLQSSHPSLTAGSVAVVAKRPEEVLFVFDSLDQYRHSLDPSVHALCSDPNQEAAVSCLVASLLHGSLLRGSAFVVATRPTSNLKYLNGTHVEVLGFSKLQREVYFTNCFTDANATKPLLHMERTLGFYNICSSPRFCWTVCSIYSLLLDSGAKLPETLSQLFVDILVHLMETLCLNEASVRALVSPLGRMASLCLLDHSNIAQESIKSFGCQQLLTAVDAFLVVDGDPESDKCTFSFRSQLMQEFILALAFFLRESPGEGVEHFLTKHKGRATFLDFFLSGLSEEVQRRPLETLLGKANPDQIEDFRRWFKSSSAETWRGYEKDKHYRCFHLLHQAQNEALTKEIITPSARLEYHTDLSLQDCVALNYVAMSFNKIPSLSLCGTNILPEMAKFLTPTMSVSHSLNFSHCTFSTGAIPHLASALRNGVVSDLCLYNSHCGDEMLNVLATSLQNSKLQKLSLHGCDLTGGCCDDLVPLLTSQLCTLVINFNQIGDDGFIKLCKALNCPHNRLQELDMHNCNLTAASMEAFAEALCSGQSHLRKVNLRANKIGDDGVRALSKSLQNSFCKLHSLELYDTELTGACCSHLKEALESEHFSLLELDLSVNELGQEGALLLCQGLNRPGCPIEKLYLNRCELTPPVFKELASLLKVGTLKSLSVGVNDVGDKGAKYLWEAVAHPNCLLEELDVEMTGLTDACVEDLCAALRASKTLKRLEMKNNSLTDVSVPAIIRAFQDSANMQELNLRYNDFSEEVLHLLDEAKIRY from the exons ATGGACAAAAAGGCTGTGTTGACTgaactgctgaggacaaaggaGACATCAACATTTCTCGGTGGGGAGAGTCCTACCACTGTAATTACAGGCAGTAAATACATACCACTGCTCTCCGGGGCAGTTCAGGGTGACTGCACTGTTGATTATGCTGTGGACGCTGCTCTGCTCAGTGAGATCAGAGGCGTCTTACTCATCGGCCCAGAAGGATCAGGTAAAAGCACCGCCCTGCAGAAGCTTGCTGTGGACTGGGCCCAAGGCGAACGCCttcaaaacttttcatttgttttccacTTCAACTTGAGAGACTTCAATTCCCTTGGAGGTGAACGTTCTCTAAAAGCTCTGCTGCAAAGCAGTCACCCTTCACTGACTGCTGGCTCTGTGGCCGTGGTTGCAAAGAGACCTGAGGAGGTCTTGTTTGTATTTGACAGTCTGGACCAGTACAGACATAGTCTGGACCCCTCCGTCCATGCCCTCTGTTCTGACCCAAACCAGGAGGCCGCGGTCTCCTGTCTGGTGGCCAGCCTGCTTCACGGGTCCTTGCTGAGAGGATCCGCCTTCGTTGTGGCCACCAGGCCAACAAGCAACTTGAAATATCTGAATGGTACTCATGTAGAAGTTCTGGGTTTTTCCAAACTACAGCGAGAGGTCTACTTTACTAATTGTTTTACCGACGCCAATGCTACCAAACCGTTACTCCACATGGAAAGGACTTTAGGATTTTATAATATCTGCTCTTCTCCGAGGTTTTGTTGGACAGTTTGTTCAATTTACAGTCTCCTCCTGGATTCAGGTGCAAAACTTCCAGAGACTCTATCCCAGCTGTTTGTAGACATCCTGGTCCACCTGATGGAGACGCTGTGCTTGAATGAGGCCAGCGTCAGAGCGCTTGTGTCGCCCCTCGGCAGGATGGCCTCCCTCTGCTTACTTGACCATTCAAACATCGCACAGGAGTCAATAAAATCCTTTGGCTGTCAGCAGCTTCTTACTGCAGTTGATGCTTTCCTGGTTGTAGACGGGGACCCGGAGTCGGATAAATGCACCTTCTCCTTCCGATCCCAACTGATGCAGGAGTTCATCTTGGCTTTAGCCTTCTTCCTGAGGGAGTCACCAGGTGAAGGTGTGGAACATTTTCTGACAAAACACAAAGGCAGGGCGACGTTTCTAGATTTCTTCTTGTCGGGGCTCTCGGAGGAAGTCCAACGAAGACCGCTGGAGACCCTGCTGGGAAAAGCAAACCCTGATCAGATCGAGGATTTCAGGCGCTGGTTTAAAAGCAGCTCAGCAGAGACGTGGAGAGGATATGAGAAAGACAAACACTACAGATGCTTCCATCTGCTACACCAAGCGCAGAATGAAGCTTTGACTAAGGAAATCATCACTCCTTCAGCACGGCTTGAGTATCACACAGATCTGAGTCTCCAGGACTGCGTGGCTCTGAACTATGTCGCCATGTCTTTCAATAAAATACCATCTCTCAGTTTGTGTGGAACAAACATTCTCCCGGAGATGGCAAAATTCCTGACTCCAACTATGAGTGTGTCCCACAGTCTAAA CTTTTCACACTGCACCTTTAGCACAGGAGCTATCCCTCACTTGGCCTCAGCTCTCAGAAATGGAGTCGTCAGCGATCTGTGTCTGTACAATTCCCACTGCGGTGATGAAATGCTCAACGTTCTTGCCACATCGCTCCAAAACAGCAAGCTGCAAAAGCTCAG CCTTCATGGCTGCGACCTGACAGGAGGTTGCTGTGACGACCTGGTTCCTCTGCTGACCTCTCAGCTGTGCACGCTGGTGATCAATTTTAATCAGATTGGAGATGATGGCTTCATAAAACTCTGCAAAGCACTGAACTGTCCTCACAACAGACTGCAAGAGCTCGA catgcaCAACTGCAATTTGACGGCTGCATCCATGGAGGCTTTTGCAGAAGCCCTGTGCTCCGGTCAATCCCACCTGAGAAAAGTGAACCTAAGAGCCAACAAGATTGGAGACGATGGAGTGAGAGCTTTGTCTAAATCCTTGCAGAACTCATTTTGTAAGCTACACAGCCTTGA ACTCTATGATACTGAGCTAACAGGCGCATGTTGCTCGCACTTGAAAGAGGCCTTGGAGTCTGAGCATTTCTCTCTGTTGGAGCTCGATCTGTCAGTGAATGAATTGGGCCAGGAGGGGGCGCTGCTGCTCTGCCAAGGCTTAAACCGACCCGGATGTCCCATTGAAAAACTCTA TCTGAATCGCTGTGAGTTAACTCCCCCCGTCTTTAAGGAGCTAGCCTCACTCCTAAAAGTTGGGACACTGAAATCCCTGAGTGTGGGTGTCAATGACGTAGGAGACAAAGGGGCCAAATATCTTTGGGAGGCCGTTGCACATCCTAATTGCTTGTTGGAGGAGCTGGA TGTTGAAATGACCGGTTTGACGGACGCCTGCGTCGAGGACCTGTGTGCTGCTTTAAGAGCCAGCAAGACTCTGAAGAGGCTGGAGATGAAAAACAACTCCCTGACGGATGTCTCTGTCCCGGCGATCATTCGAGCCTTTCAGGACAGCGCCAACATGCAGGAGCTGAA CTTGAGGTACAACGACTTTAGTGAGGAAGTTCTACACTTGTTAGATGAGGCAAAGATTCGCTACTGA
- the LOC112159097 gene encoding ceramide synthase 5, which yields MTSFISDWIWSERFWLPENVSWADLENPPPGVEYPKLGHMVYALPLAVGVLLSRLLFERLVAKPCARILQIQAGVPRRAQPNAVLEKLYQSIACPKSRDLEGLSKQLDWDERKIQRWFRVRRNQDKPSMQKKFCESLWRFTFYLVIFIFGIFQLWVSPWMWDTRQCWHNYPFQHRSHGQYYYYLAELAFYSSLMFSQFTDIRRKDFFIMFVHHLATILLITFSYTNNMVRVGTMIMSLHDASDIFLEAAKLANYAKYQRLCDSMFVVFTLIFFLTRLVIFPFWVIYSVLFESWEIVGPYRAWWLLNGLLLVLQCLHVIWFYLIARIAIKAIFKGKVSKDDRSDIESSSDEDVYSNSHGNTNHTKT from the exons ATGACTTCCTTCATCTCGGACTGGATTTGGAGCGAGAGATTCTGGCTTCCCGAAAATGTGTCCTGGGCCGACCTGGAGAACCCACCACCTGGCGTGGAATACCCCAAGCTGGGTCACATGGTGTACGCTCTGCCTTTGGCGGTGGGGGTTTTACTATCGAGGCTACTGTTTGAAAG GCTAGTGGCCAAGCCCTGTGCCCGCATACTTCAGATTCAGGCGGGAGTGCCTCGGCGAGCTCAGCCCAACGCCGTTCTGGAGAAGCTGTATCAGTCCATCGCG TGTCCGAAATCGAGAGACCTGGAGGGACTCTCCAAACAGCTGGACTGGGATGAGCGGAAAATCCAGAGGTGGTTCCGCGTCCGTCGGAACCAGGACAAACCCAGCATGCAGAAGAAGTTCTGCGAGAGCCT GTGGAGATTCACCTTTTATCTGGTGATTTTTATCTTTGGCATTTTCCAGTTGTGGGTG TCACCTTGGATGTGGGACACCAGACAGTGCTGGCACAACTACCCTTTTCAG CATCGGAGTCATGGACAGTACTACTACTACCTTGCAGAGCTGGCTTTCTATTCGTCTTTGATGTTTTCCCAGTTTACAGACATCAGACGTAAG GATTTCTTTATCATGTTTGTTCACCACTTGGCCACCATATTGCTTATCACTTTTTCCTATACCAACAACATGGTACGGGTCGGCACTATGATCATGTCGCTGCATGATGcatcagacatttttcttgag GCAGCCAAGCTGGCAAACTATGCCAAATACCAGAGGCTGTGTGACAGCATGTTTGTGGTTTTCACGCTGATATTTTTCCTCACTCGGCTTGTCATCTTTCCATTCTG GGTTATTTACAGCGTGCTGTTTGAGAGCTGGGAGATTGTGGGGCCGTACCGAGCATGGTGGCTGTTGAACGGGTTGCTGCTTGTGCTGCAGTGTCTTCATGTCATTTGGTTCTACCTCATTGCTCGTATTGCAATCAAAGCCATTTTTAAGGGAAAG GTTTCTAAAGATGACCGCAGTGACATAGAGAGCAGCTCCGATGAAGATGTTTACTCCAACAGTCATGGGAACACGAACCACACTAAGACCTAA
- the slmapb gene encoding sarcolemma associated protein b isoform X2 yields the protein MDQKEMSDPLNNVSLIKDNLTRSNMESSGDSEKVIQHLNDELRQAQEMANTEKHKCMELQGVLEGERKENKKQADESAKQIKNLQGQLQQLKEEMGVLREQMDVSSSSASELQIARDEVKSLKRALEAAGAERDRDIAAIQSNLAAASNDLDKWRQTASKYEREIDDLQRDLQQQSKQWQKTAEIQANELQSIQMECNGLQKECSVLRSEKQDMVNNHQKEKISLQSECSSLRAEKEELLKSHQKEKANLQSECAALRAEKEEALQKQQQLQRDLVSCRDQNAELNDSLRAIEQSQQELLKKLEGLQLQHQQENGELQTQLEEADSRCKALQREYEDAQTELSDLKEKFENSQQEKRSLLDQLEECKTSLSDIQEKGSKKPWMIWGPVVAVALTAVTAAVIFKT from the exons ATGGATCAGAAAGAGATGAGTGATCCTCTGAACAATGTGTCACTGATTAAAG ATAATCTGACCAGATCAAACATGGAATCCTCTGGTGACTCGGAAAAAGTGATTCAGCACTTGAATGATGAACTGCGACAGGCTCAGGAGATGGCCAACACGGAGAAACATAAATGCATGGAGCTGCAAG GTGTCCTGGAaggagagagaaaagaaaacaaaaaacaggcaGATGAATCAGCAAAGCAGATAAAAAACCTTCAAG gccagctgcagcagctcaaaGAGGAGATGGGCGTTCTCAGAGAGCAGATGGACGTCTCCTCCAGTTCAGCCAGTGAGCTGCAAATCGCCCGAGATGAAGTGAAGTCCCTGAAGCGAGCCCTGGAGGCGGCCGGCGCTGAGCGCGACCGTGACATCGCTGCTATCCAGTCTAACCTGGCTGCTGCCTCAAACGACCTGGACAAGTGGCGCCAGACTGCTAGCAAATACGAGCGCGAGATTGACGACCTTCAGCGGGATCTGCAGCAACAGAGCAAGCAGTGGCAGAAAACTGCAGAAATTCAAG CCAATGAGTTGCAGTCTATCCAGATGGAGTGTAACGGTCTTCAGAAGGAGTGCTCGGTACTGCGCTCTGAGAAGCAGGACATGGTGAATAACCACCAGAAGGAGAAGATCAGCCTGCAGAGTGAATGCTCCTCTCTCCGGGCTGAGAAGGAGGAACTTCTCAAGAGTCACCAGAAAGAGAAGGCCAACCTGCAGAGCGAATGTGCAGCCCTGCGCGCGGAGAAAGAGGAAGCGCtgcagaaacagcagcagctgcagagggaCCTTGTTAG CTGTCGTGACCAGAACGCTGAGCTGAACGACAGCCTCAGAGCCATTGAGCAGTCTCAGCAGGAGCTACTGAAGAAGCTGGAGGGCCTGCAGCTCCAGCACCAGCAGGAGAACGGCGAGCTGCAAACGCAGCTGGAGGAGGCAGACAGCCGCTGCAAAGCTCTGCAGAGAGAG TACGAAGATGCTCAGACTGAATTATCTGACCTGAAAGAAAAGTTTGAGAACAGCCAGCAGGAAAAGCGTTCTCTCCTAGATCAGCTCGAGGAATGCAAAACCAGCCTGAGTGACATACAGGAGAAAGGATCAAAG
- the slmapb gene encoding sarcolemma associated protein b isoform X1, producing MDQKEMSDPLNNVSLIKDNLTRSNMESSGDSEKVIQHLNDELRQAQEMANTEKHKCMELQGVLEGERKENKKQADESAKQIKNLQGQLQQLKEEMGVLREQMDVSSSSASELQIARDEVKSLKRALEAAGAERDRDIAAIQSNLAAASNDLDKWRQTASKYEREIDDLQRDLQQQSKQWQKTAEIQANELQSIQMECNGLQKECSVLRSEKQDMVNNHQKEKISLQSECSSLRAEKEELLKSHQKEKANLQSECAALRAEKEEALQKQQQLQRDLVSCRDQNAELNDSLRAIEQSQQELLKKLEGLQLQHQQENGELQTQLEEADSRCKALQREYEDAQTELSDLKEKFENSQQEKRSLLDQLEECKTSLSDIQEKGSKTSLLLPVQAIVIGLILALLYWCFGALW from the exons ATGGATCAGAAAGAGATGAGTGATCCTCTGAACAATGTGTCACTGATTAAAG ATAATCTGACCAGATCAAACATGGAATCCTCTGGTGACTCGGAAAAAGTGATTCAGCACTTGAATGATGAACTGCGACAGGCTCAGGAGATGGCCAACACGGAGAAACATAAATGCATGGAGCTGCAAG GTGTCCTGGAaggagagagaaaagaaaacaaaaaacaggcaGATGAATCAGCAAAGCAGATAAAAAACCTTCAAG gccagctgcagcagctcaaaGAGGAGATGGGCGTTCTCAGAGAGCAGATGGACGTCTCCTCCAGTTCAGCCAGTGAGCTGCAAATCGCCCGAGATGAAGTGAAGTCCCTGAAGCGAGCCCTGGAGGCGGCCGGCGCTGAGCGCGACCGTGACATCGCTGCTATCCAGTCTAACCTGGCTGCTGCCTCAAACGACCTGGACAAGTGGCGCCAGACTGCTAGCAAATACGAGCGCGAGATTGACGACCTTCAGCGGGATCTGCAGCAACAGAGCAAGCAGTGGCAGAAAACTGCAGAAATTCAAG CCAATGAGTTGCAGTCTATCCAGATGGAGTGTAACGGTCTTCAGAAGGAGTGCTCGGTACTGCGCTCTGAGAAGCAGGACATGGTGAATAACCACCAGAAGGAGAAGATCAGCCTGCAGAGTGAATGCTCCTCTCTCCGGGCTGAGAAGGAGGAACTTCTCAAGAGTCACCAGAAAGAGAAGGCCAACCTGCAGAGCGAATGTGCAGCCCTGCGCGCGGAGAAAGAGGAAGCGCtgcagaaacagcagcagctgcagagggaCCTTGTTAG CTGTCGTGACCAGAACGCTGAGCTGAACGACAGCCTCAGAGCCATTGAGCAGTCTCAGCAGGAGCTACTGAAGAAGCTGGAGGGCCTGCAGCTCCAGCACCAGCAGGAGAACGGCGAGCTGCAAACGCAGCTGGAGGAGGCAGACAGCCGCTGCAAAGCTCTGCAGAGAGAG TACGAAGATGCTCAGACTGAATTATCTGACCTGAAAGAAAAGTTTGAGAACAGCCAGCAGGAAAAGCGTTCTCTCCTAGATCAGCTCGAGGAATGCAAAACCAGCCTGAGTGACATACAGGAGAAAGGATCAAAG